ctatttcttttttcatgaATTATCAAAAGTTTTCTATTTTACCTAAGTTTTAATGCGGTAATTGCCTTATAtcttaaaatctaaaattaaaaattttcaggAAACTCAATTACTATGAACATTTTGGTGTTTTAACGTGTGGTCTTTACTTCTCTAAAAAATGTACATTCTCTATCAGATCCTATTTAAATTCATTTCCTAGCCTTAACAATTTTAAAGTTCAACAATTTGCCCATTTAACGTTGGCTTTGTGTATTACTGTTATGGGATTCTTGTATTGCTCCCCGAAACTTCTGTTCTCAATTTACTAACTATTTGAATTAGAaacaattaatttgttaaattggTTTGCTAACTTTGGAAGAGAGACCAAGTGTGCAACATGAGTATGGATGTGAGGCTGGTGTTTAGGTGGAAAATATGAAGTTATCTTAATGATGTTCAGTCAGGTTCCATTTGCTGGGAAGAAAATGACCCCAACAGCAGCATATTTAAGGTTGTTGATGAAAGATCCTGAGTTCCATAATTAACGAGTGTGGGGGTACTTGTACAAGGTTGAGGGAGTGAAACAGCTTTAGAAATAGGAAAACCTTAGGCATATAAATGTACACTTTCCTTTTAATACTAGactgtattttacttatatGATGAATGTGGAATCCGAATATACGTAATCTCCTgcaggatatttatttttcccaTTTGTCTTTATGCACTAGTGTCTGATATTATTGTACGTCTTAGATTCCAGTTTTGCCTCCGGAAATGCATGAGCACAAATTTTCAGCTTCAAGTATGAACCATGCTTCTGTTAAATCAGATATTCCTGTCCATCAACAAGCCCAAAAAAAATGATGTGTACATGTTTCTGCGTGCTTGTGCATATGTGTGCTGGCATGTGTGCACAGGGGGCACGTAGCGGGTGTGCATAATCAGGATCAACATGCATAAAACTGTAACTTATGCATTTCTACTCAGGTGTAAATGGAGGCCCTATAAAATCTTAGCCATTTGACGTGATCGGCAACAAATAAATGGCCTATAGATGGAAGTCATTAAGTTTTGGAAACATTTCTTTTATGCATTTAGTAGTAACCCTTATTGAAAAGTTACATATTGCTGATTTTGGCAAAGCTTGATATTTACAATGAGTTGTGAATTtgtgatattttatatctaggCCTATGAGATGTGGTACAGTGGTAGATTACATCTCTCTATGGAGGTGGTGCAGGAAGGGCCTATTGGCGACCTACATGAACACCAAAAGGGTGTTGTTAATTATTTCGTTAGCTGTAAAGAATTGTAGTATACAAAATCAAAATGGTTATCTCATCTTAAAGCGGGAGTCTGGTCTTTTGTCTGAAAAATATCCTGATGATTGACATCAGTAGACATTTTCACGCTCTACATCTTATAACTATCTCCTTGTTCTAAACTTGGTTTGATTACTGTTATTCAGCTATTATCTATGTTGACCTAACATAagtttcttgtttctttttctcgAAATGCTTGCAAAGTGTGATGATAATGGTGAAAAGCCTCTGGACATGTCCACTGTAAAGGGTGAAGAAAAGAACTtgtgcaaaaaagaaaaatatgcaaGGATAGAACAGATGACGGTTACTCTTGGTCTTTCAGATTATCAGAGGACCCCTATGGTAATCTTCTATTTCATGTTGCTGCATGTTggatatttcttttctttttgtaatacTTCTTATTTATAAGTTATGacaccctaatagtcccacatcggataacATAGAAGAGTGGGAGGGGCTTATACATGACCGacacattagtaataataaccgagCTTAACTATTTTAGGCTGGTGGTTTGAGCCCAATTAGTTGGTATCATAGCTGAATACACTAACAAATGTGAGAGCTAAGTTCTATGTGGGACAAAGTGCTATAGGTTAAGTTCTATGTGGGACAAAGTGCTATAGGTTTGTTGGGAGCCACTTTCTAAATATGTAGGagtcacctctagaatctcacatcaccTGGTAATTATGGTTTATGTGTGTGATTGGGTTTGGGCTTGACGAGAACATTAATGTCTAAACTGgaagcctccgtttggtttggggttaagaaaaaagtagctattccaggaatagagttaagttcagggttaaagtggggttaaaattttttgtgtttggttgggggttggagttagtctagaataatgaaaaatagtgtttggttgggtaggtgggataagaagataatgattgataaagaaggataatgattggttggagtaggtgtgataagaaagatagtgggttattatgaatagaaaatagtgtttggttggagtttggtggggttaggtggggttagctaacccgggataatttatttgaggtggggttagatggggttagctaaccccacctatttttttggagtgtttggggataaaatgggggttaaagggttattccaccccttaacccccaaccaaacaagggcgAAAAGTCTGTGACGTCCGGTAGTCTTACATCTAATCATGGTCTATGTGTGTAATTGGGTTTAGGCTTGACGAGGACGTTAGTGTCTAAACTGGGAAAGTCCGTGACGCCCAGTAGTCTCACATCGAATATGATAGAGATTACGATTGGAAATATAAGGATCATACACCCCAATACTAATAACTGGGTTAAACATTTTGAGCTTGTTGTTTAGACCTTATGAGTAATTAGTGCTAGTGAGCTGGGTAGattagttggtatcagagccaattcaTCAGGTTGACGTATGAGGTGGACCTCACGTCACTTGGTGATCTTGGGTTATGTGTATGATTGGGTTAGCGGGAACGTTAGGGTCTAAAATGAGGGAAATACATGACATAGGATATTTTGGGAGTGTGAGAGACTTACATATGATGAGTGCACTAGAAGTACTGAAGTAATAACCATGTTTGAGTAtgttgggccggtggtttgtcCCCAATGAATTATTAGTGTTAGTGTACTGGATTGTTATGTAAGTTTTGAGCTTTCCATTATTTAGAAGCTCCCTTAGTAAAACATATTCCATCTTTGCATGCTCGAGAAAAATTCTGAAACAATCTTGTTTATTAAATGTTGCTTATCTCTGGCAACAATAGGTTGTCGAGAAGTAATACTTTCTTGGACTTTTTGTTGTTATTACTGCTGAAAAGTATGGAGAAAATGTTTATTAGTACATGTAGTATCCTTAAATAGAGTATCAGTGTTTGAACTATGAAGCCAATAATACTAGGAACAGATTAGCAGGGAATGAAAACTAGCAAACATTAACAGCTTGAGAAGCTTCCTGCTGGCTGTAGACGATTTAAAACCCAAAATATGTGTTCCAACATATGGGCATTGCATAATCATTGGATTTTTTTGGAACCTCCCTTTACAGAAAGATGTCATCATTATCTCAAATGAGATGGTTAATTCTTCTAGTTTTGTTTTATCAATGGCTAGATTGGAACAAAAGGAATTGTTGTCGTCCATTTGGTACTTTGGCTGTTTGATGTAAAAATTTTAGCTCTTTTGGCATTGTTTGGTACTGTTGCcccttgttttttgtttttgttttgttttttatcaCAAATTTTACGTAATTGGATGCGTGGGTGGATGGACTTCTCTGTTTTCCATTATTGTTGGTTAACTTGCAATGCATCTTAGAGGGATGCAGAATGACAtcattttttggaaaaaaatagaTAGGGAGCAAAAGTTACAACTTTAAGGTCTTATTTGGCATCATTGtcgtttttctattttttaatacactCGTTCTATATAATTTGAGATATTGATGGAAAGATTTTTCACTTGTTGTCATGGTTGGTTAGCTTGTAAATTGTAATACACTCTGGCTAAATGATGAATAACAATTTGTTTGATAATATCTAGAACCGAAAAAGAAATTGCTTTCAACTTTTTGGTTCTTTGTGCCAAACAAATAGTTTGGATGTAAAGATTGCAAATTATCCACCATGCCTTTCTACactatttcatatagaaattCTACTTCTACACTGTTGCACTCATCACATTGGATTTGTgtttaaaaaggaaaataaaaagcagtgGTACCAAACAAGGCCTTATTTATGAAATAAGTTTGTTATTGCTTGGGTTTAAGATAATTCTTTCTGTATTTTTCTTGCATAATTGATTGTTTaattctgattttaaattttgaagcctGGAGAAACCTTGcgaaatttttatagaagaaCAAGGATGTACTGGCAGATGACAGCTCATAAGCATACTCAACATACTGAAAATGTATgttactttgtttatttttaaaagtgtgTACCAAgtcacatttttctttttaattttgctaaCCTTTTACTGCCATATTAAGGATTGTTTTGTACAAGAACAAATAATTCGCAAAACTTTCTGAATAGATATTGAGAGTACAAAATTGTGACTTGGTACACACTTGCTAAGACTATAGAAGCACTACTCCTTTCAATAATCACTATGTATCAAATTAAATCCGTTAGCCAAGCTAGGAATAGATAACGATCTTTTACACGACATCTTGAcctatttcttctttttccagCCACAATTTTGTACTCTCAATATCTATTCAGAAAGTTATGCGAATTCTTTGTTCTTGTACAAAAGAATCCTTAATATTGATGAATCAAGAGATGTTTGCTGCTTCTAATTTTAGTATATGCAAAGGAAATAAAATGAAGCAGTATTTACAAATCACGTGAAACTAAGGATCTGGTATGGATTATTAACCATTATACTTGAGCTACAGATCATTATGCTTTTTTTCTAGTGACTGAACTTCAGCGAGCTTACATAATTTTTGAAACTGTAACATGCAGCTACATGTGAATAGCCTTAGTTTTCACTAGGGCTCAAATTTGATGTTTTATGTTGTTGCGCGTTGTGTTTATTCAAATATTAGGAGCTTGGGAAGGCTAGTTTTGATCTTGCTAAGGCCCGATATAAGGAGGTCAAGCCCATACTTGATGAGGTGAGAATTATTGGGCTAAATTCGGCCCTGTGCTTGatgttttaatttcttttggGGTGTATTTACTCACTTATTTTGTCTCGCGTGCTGTGTAGCTGGCAATACCTGAGGCAGATCAAAAGGCTGAAGAAAAAGCTGGCACGGAAACAAGTTCTAGAAAGAAGGTTAATCCGGCTGGAACAAGCTCTAGAAGAAAAGCTGGTGCGGAAAAAAGTTCTAGAAAGAAGGTCAATCAGTTGGAAACAAATTCTAGAAACAAAGCTGGCGCAGAAACGAGTTCTAGAAAAGAGGTCAATTCGGCGGAAACAAGTTCTCAAAAAAAACGTTCGCGCAGAAAAAAGTTCCAGAAAAAAGATCAATCCGGCATAAATGAAGTTCTAGAAAATGGGTTGATAAGAAAAGCGTGCCAAAATATCCAGCAAaagtagttttattttttttctttttctttccaaaatcgaTTGCTCCAGCAATACTTGTACATTAGTTGATGCCATGGGCAATTGTGTTGCGGTGTTGATAACGATAACAAAGAAAACCACTGTGAAATGTAGTTCCTACTTAAGACAGCTCAAGCAGCTTCTGTTGTACATTATCAAATGTTTATTGTGTCTTCATATTTTGATATTTACATACTAtttaagggtaaattgcacgtttggtcctcaaacaatGAGGTGGGtgacattttggtcctcaaactttaatttattgtaatctCTAACTCGAACTTCCAAAATTATTGCAACAagccctataacctaatttagTAAACTAAATATTGATGTGTCGTTAGTATAAAAGTGATATAACAATGTTACGATGATGATGTTACATTACTTTTATATCAGCAACGCATAAATGTTAAGTCAACTAAATTATGCAATTTATCCTACTTTATTGAGAACAACTAgcacatttttaagtttcaCTTACTAGCTAAGGGGCCCCTGCGATGCGGTGGAGAGACActactttaattattttccagaactttatttttttgggaaaacttcaaataccgtctatgtagttttgcactttctcactttagttatcctgtggtttaaaagtGTATTACTTttgtaccatgtggttttatttttcactttttattatctctttctattatttttttcgttaaatcagtgacaaagttaaaactaaaggatactgaCGATAAACTATGTGTGGTATCTGTAagttttttgtatttgatttaacgaaaagttaacggaagggccgacgaaaagagaaaagtaaaaccacataataccaaattgatacaatttaaaacatatgatactaaagtgagaaagtacgaaactacaggagtggtatttgaagtttactctatttttttattcatgtATTATTACCTGAAGAATATGTAAAATCAATGGAACAATATAATGAATAAATAGCATCAACAGTTGGTACATACATAAAGctgttaaaatcaaatttaaaaagaaatcaaaGCTTTGAAGCAAGAAAGGAAGGAATGAAATAAAACAACATATATGTAATGTCCATTACCATTACAAAGAGATGCCCACCAAGATAGTAGACCTAACAATATAAGCAATActtaaaaaagagaagagaaaataatCGTAAATCCGAGGTCTTATATACCTCAAAGTTGAAGAATGAGCTGTTGGGAAAAACTTTatgatcttttattacaatattctttaagatcaattcgaaaattcaatttcaactataaaaaaattcctcaaaaaaattaaacaaaaatattggaAAGATAAGGTTTAGATAAGACCCGTGGATATATCGAGGCGTGTAGAGCACTGTTCTAGAAGATAAATTGTCCATCTACGTGCGAGGCTTTCTACaattactcctagcgatacaacgaccacgttctATTCCGTCGGCACACTTCCAAGGTAGCACAAGACGAACCCAACAAGCTTAAgatcaagcaaaaaaaaactcGGCGAAAACTCAGAAAGCAAGAAAAGACGACAGGCTTTAGGTATGCTCGGGTTATTGATTAACTCGTGCAACCTCGCCCCCATATTTATAACCAAGGTGTAACGACCTAGcacactagcaataataactcgttgggcccaaccaccggcccaaaatgcttaagcccagttattattactagtgtttaagttttttataaacccaatgacaatatttttcccatccgatgtgggactattggggtggattgtcccatctgatgtgggactagatcaccaggcgatgtgagactcatctcgttAGCCCGttatccagaccctggctcagtcgagactcaccacacatgtccagctggtgaactggctctgataccaaatataacgacccagcccactagcaataataactcgttgggcccaaccaccgggccaaaatgcttaagcctagttattattactagtgtctaagtctcttataaagaCAATGACAAcctcattcccatccgatgtgggactattgggatgtcacacaAGGTgagaatcttgcttcaacgcgtcaaatccgtgtagaacaagataagcctaagattacacggataaggattaggattaggaaaagataaagataaggattaaaataaaggtaaaattgataaaataaaaataaaataaaccggatGTACGGACCCCCCGGGCGCCGCCGCCCGGCTCGTGCTCGTGCTCGTGCCATGCGTGTATTTAACGAGAGCATAACTATCATTTTCTTccaagcaactagcttgagaacaagcgaatatataaaaacaacaaacacTATTTTCGTTTCCAATGCGGACTAAACATCACACATGAAAATTCACGTTGGGCTTCCAAGCATTAACAATTATTGGGCTCCTCAAGTtgttttaataagttttaaatcacaaaacccaataaaaacccAATATGAGCTCTATTCAATTGAACTAGTGCATTCAATCTATCATCACCTCTAGTACAAAGTATTAGGATTTAGCTATCAACATCAAGATGCAtgatacttaaaaaataaaaataaaatatcaataaaaaagTGCAGACTGCAGAGCCAACATGGAAGAATGTATAGATTTATCTAATTTGACATGCTAAAAGCATTCTATCCATCATTAGCTCATTACCTTATATAGCATCAtaaatctattttaattttggcGAACGatgaaagaaagagataaaaaatcatataaagCTGATGACTCAGCACCGTATACGCTCCCGACAAATCCTTTACCATGCTTTTAACACAAGTAGCGAGGAGAATTTTAAGCAGGCAATAaatagagaaggagaaggaaaattATCAGATATACGGAGATTAGCAAAAAGCAACGATAACCTCAAATAGTTTAGTAAAAGCAAAAATATGTTCAAATATTACtgcaaaatcaaataattaagcaataataaattcaaactGCACTTCAAAATCAGgcgaaataataataaagaatttaaTTACGCAAGAGCCCCGCCAACTAACAGTACTACGTACCAGTGGAAGCTATATATATGGTATTAAAACATTAAGCTATTTTTGCACTACTCAATTTGCCTTGGCATTTAAACCCTCGTCCATGTGTTTGAAAAACACAAACAgcttaaagaagaagaagaagaagaagaagaagaagaagtagtaGGGTATCTCTTAGAAAGTGTTCCATCAAATACAAATtgcggaatttttttttttctatcatcaTTTATCTTAGAAGTACatagaaaattaattgagaGTGAAACTGAGGAAGAAACCAAGCAGaactaatatatatttagaagtGTGTCCCTTACGGTTTTAGCCTTTTCTTCTCCAaactgaaataattatttctctcgTTGTGGGCTAGCTGTTTCCTAATGATTAACAAATGCAAGAGTTGTCTCTGGGCTATTAAGCTtgctctttttttatatatatactagtggaGTTCCCGCATTTCGCGGCTGATCGATAATATTCTAGtcaatcaatatatataattattaaaattttaaaattaaaaaattataataaaaaatgcgaaaaaaaattcaatagtcTTTTAATTAtgcattataaaaattattttttattaatattttttaactttcagtACTATTTATTGAGTTAAAGTATTCTAAAAACttcacttaaaattttgatcaaactTATTAGCTTTAGTATATTCTATAAGTaaagttttttattaaaaagttcAAATCGAAGGACttattctaaattattatatatatctggtgtatatatatacctagtgtatattattatatatatacttggtgTATATTAACACCTGGtgaaaaaattatcatataCACCTGGTGTATATTAACACACTATACACCTTATattaaagaattaatatttaataacaaaatttaattaaatatatcttaattacaaagtttaataaattaaatatattcattgaattaaattttaaaatctctattaaagCTTTAAAATATATACACTAAGTGTAGAGAATGTTTAAGAGAATGCactaataattttcaaaataagagaagaaatcttTGCTTACATGTGGTgtatactaatattttattcaccgcaaaagtatattatataattgatgAAATATCTAATAATTAGTATTAACGATTTTTGTGATGTGATAGAATTGCCAAATtgtcaaattatattattttatagattttaaaatatta
This DNA window, taken from Ananas comosus cultivar F153 linkage group 21, ASM154086v1, whole genome shotgun sequence, encodes the following:
- the LOC109726601 gene encoding uncharacterized protein LOC109726601 isoform X1, producing the protein MSTVKGEEKNLCKKEKYARIEQMTVTLGLSDYQRTPMPGETLRNFYRRTRMYWQMTAHKHTQHTENELGKASFDLAKARYKEVKPILDELAIPEADQKAEEKAGTETSSRKKVNPAGTSSRRKAGAEKSSRKKVNQLETNSRNKAGAETSSRKEVNSAETSSQKKRSRRKKFQKKDQSGINEVLENGLIRKACQNIQQK
- the LOC109726601 gene encoding uncharacterized protein LOC109726601 isoform X2, whose amino-acid sequence is MSTVKGEEKNLCKKEKYARIEQMTVTLGLSDYQRTPMELGKASFDLAKARYKEVKPILDELAIPEADQKAEEKAGTETSSRKKVNPAGTSSRRKAGAEKSSRKKVNQLETNSRNKAGAETSSRKEVNSAETSSQKKRSRRKKFQKKDQSGINEVLENGLIRKACQNIQQK